The Clostridia bacterium sequence GCGTCATGTTCTGCCTGTCCAAGGGGCTCGGCGCGCCGGTCGGCTCCGTGCTCTGCGGGTCGAGCGAGTTCATCGCCGCCGCCCGCAAGTACCGCAAGATGCTGGGCGGCGGCATGCGCCAGGCCGGCGTGATCGCCGCCGCGGGGCTCGTCGCGCTGGAGACGATGGTGGAGCGCCTTGCGGAGGACCACGCGAACGCCCGCCGCCTCGCGGAGGGGCTCGCCGGGATTCCCGGGTTCCGCGTGGACCTTGAGACCGTGCAGACGAACATGGTCATGGCCGACGTCTCGGCCACGGGCCTGGACGCTCCCGCCGTGGTCGAGCGCCTCGCAGCCGAAGGTGTCCTCACGAACGCGATGGACCGGCACGTGGTGCGCTTCGTCACGCACAAGGACGTCTCGGCGGCCGACATCGACGCGGCGCTCGCGATCATCGCCCGCGCCGTGGCCGCGCTGCGGTAGGGAGCCCCATGGCCAAGCGACCGCTCGGCGACCTGCTCGTGGAAGCGGGCCTCGTCAGCCCGCAGGACCTGCAGCGGGCGTTGCAGGAAAGCGAGCGCCTCGGGGAGCGCCTGGGGCGGACGATCACGCGCCTCGGGCTGGCGACGGAGACGGACGTGGCGCAGGCGCTCGCCGCCCAGCTCGGCCTGCCGTTCGTGGATGAACGGCACCTGTCCGTCGACGTGTCCGTGGCGCAGCGGTTCGGCGAGGCGGCGGCGCGGCAGCACGGCGCGCTGCCGGTGGCCCTCGAGGGCGGCGCGGTCACCGTCGCCATGAGCGACCCGTTGAACGTCGTCGCTCTGGACGACATCGCCTTCCTCTTCCGCGCCGAGCCGCGCCCGGTCGTCGTCACGCCGTCGACGATCGACCGCCTCATCGCGCGCGTCTTCATGCAGGGCGGCCGCGAAGGCCGCACGGACGCGCCGGCTCAGGCAGGGGCATCCCGGGAGGCGCCGGCGAACGCGAGCACGGCCGTGCGCTGGGTCGACCGCATCCTGCAAGAGGCCGTGGCCGACGGGGCGAGCGACGTCCACATCGAGACCCTCGGCGACCGTCTCCGCGTCCGGCTGCGCCTGGACGGCGTCCTGCACGAGAAGGGCACGCTGCCGGCCGACCTGCACCCGCAGGTCGTCTCGCGGTTGAAGATCCTCGCCGGGCTCGACATCTCGGAGCGGCGCCTTCCCCAGGACGGGCGCATCCGCATGCGCGTCCTGGGCCGGGAGGTGGACATGCGGGTGGCGACCATGCCCACGATCCACGGGGAGAAGGTCGAAATCCGCATCCTGGACAGGGAACGGGGGCTGGTCGCGCTCGACCGCCTCGGCTTCCAGGACGAGGCGCTCGCCGCGTACCGCCGCCTGATCGCGCGCCCGCACGGGCTCATCCTCGTCACCGGCCCCACGGGCAGCGGCAAGACGACGACCCTCATGGCCTCGCTCATGGAGCTCAACACGCCGGACAGGAACCTCGTCACCATCGAGGATCCGGTGGAGTACGAGCTGCCGGGCGTGAATCAGGTGCAGGTGAACGTCCGGGCGGGTCTCACGTTCGCGAGCGCGCTGCGGGCCTTCCTGCGCCAGGATCCGAACGTGATCATGGTCGGCGAGATCCGCGACGGCGAGACGGCCGAAATCGCCGTGCGGGCGGCCCTGACGGGCCACCTCGTGCTCTCCACGCTCCACACGAACGACGCGCCCAGCACCCCGACGCGGCTGCAGGACATGGGCGTGGAGCCGTACCTCGTGGCGGCGGCACTCACGGGCGTCGTCGCCCAGCGGCTGGTGCGCCGGCTGTGCGAACGCTGCCGCGAACCGTACGAGCTTCCGGCCTCGGCGCCCGAGCGCCGGGCCCTCGGCATCCCGGACGGGTCCTTCGTGGCGTACCGGCCCCGGCGCTGCTCGCACTGCGCCGGCACGGGCTACCGCGGCCGCGCGCCCCTGTTCGAAGTGCTTCCGTTTGACGAAGAATTGAGCAGCCTCGTGGGTCGCGCCGCGACGACCGCCGTCCTGCGCGAGGCCGCGCGCCGCAAGGGCATGATAACCCTTCGGGAGGACGGGGTGCGCAAGGCGGCCCTCGGGTGGACGAGCCTGGAAGAGGTGGCGCGCGCCACGTTCGCGGACGGCTGACCGTCCGGGCGCGCCGCATTGCGCGACTGCGGAGAGAGGCGGAACGCTCATGTTGGAGACACGAACGCTGCTTCAGGAGCTCATCGCCCAGGCCCGGGCGCTCGGGGCGTCCGACCTGCACATCACGGTGGAGTCGCCTCCGTGCGTGCGCGTCGACGGCGCGCTGCGCCGGCTGGAGATGGATCCTTTGCCTGCGCAGGCGATCGAAGAACTCGTCCGTGCCGTGATGAAGCCGGAACGCGAGCGCGACCTGGCCGCAAGGGGCAGCGTCGACTTCGCGTTCAGCGTGCCGGGCGAGGGGCGCTATCGCGTG is a genomic window containing:
- the tadA gene encoding Flp pilus assembly complex ATPase component TadA; amino-acid sequence: MAKRPLGDLLVEAGLVSPQDLQRALQESERLGERLGRTITRLGLATETDVAQALAAQLGLPFVDERHLSVDVSVAQRFGEAAARQHGALPVALEGGAVTVAMSDPLNVVALDDIAFLFRAEPRPVVVTPSTIDRLIARVFMQGGREGRTDAPAQAGASREAPANASTAVRWVDRILQEAVADGASDVHIETLGDRLRVRLRLDGVLHEKGTLPADLHPQVVSRLKILAGLDISERRLPQDGRIRMRVLGREVDMRVATMPTIHGEKVEIRILDRERGLVALDRLGFQDEALAAYRRLIARPHGLILVTGPTGSGKTTTLMASLMELNTPDRNLVTIEDPVEYELPGVNQVQVNVRAGLTFASALRAFLRQDPNVIMVGEIRDGETAEIAVRAALTGHLVLSTLHTNDAPSTPTRLQDMGVEPYLVAAALTGVVAQRLVRRLCERCREPYELPASAPERRALGIPDGSFVAYRPRRCSHCAGTGYRGRAPLFEVLPFDEELSSLVGRAATTAVLREAARRKGMITLREDGVRKAALGWTSLEEVARATFADG